From Candidatus Poribacteria bacterium, the proteins below share one genomic window:
- the ubiE gene encoding bifunctional demethylmenaquinone methyltransferase/2-methoxy-6-polyprenyl-1,4-benzoquinol methylase UbiE, producing the protein MHAHRIKNLFSVIARHYDFLNSLLSLRRDRSWRRETVKASGVDLSSKVLDVCTGTGELALAYADKIGAEGFVIASDFCFEMLVIGDEKMDRRDQGTGTSFLAADTLILPFLDNTFDVVSVGFGIRNVSDLEMGIREMARVAAPGGRVVILEFTQPVNPLFRSLYYFYFTKILPFVGNLVSRSKDDAYGYLPRSVMKFPNCDALKAVMEQCGLIEVQFYRKTFGIVSIHVGKKPIHYS; encoded by the coding sequence ATGCATGCCCATCGAATAAAGAATCTGTTTTCAGTCATTGCGCGCCACTACGATTTTCTCAACTCGTTGTTGAGTCTCAGACGCGATAGAAGTTGGCGGCGCGAAACGGTCAAGGCAAGCGGTGTTGATTTAAGCAGTAAGGTGCTAGATGTCTGCACCGGCACGGGTGAACTCGCCCTTGCGTATGCGGATAAAATTGGGGCGGAAGGTTTTGTGATCGCTTCAGACTTCTGCTTTGAAATGCTGGTTATCGGTGATGAGAAAATGGACCGGAGGGACCAAGGAACAGGCACCAGTTTTTTGGCAGCGGATACCCTGATCCTACCGTTTTTGGACAATACTTTTGACGTTGTCTCTGTGGGTTTCGGTATTCGGAACGTCTCAGATTTGGAGATGGGGATTCGTGAGATGGCGCGGGTTGCGGCACCGGGCGGTAGGGTCGTTATTTTGGAGTTTACGCAGCCCGTGAATCCGCTATTTCGGAGTCTCTACTATTTCTATTTCACCAAAATCCTACCTTTTGTTGGAAACCTTGTCTCTCGGAGCAAGGACGACGCGTATGGGTATCTCCCGCGTTCGGTCATGAAGTTCCCGAATTGCGATGCCTTGAAAGCGGTTATGGAGCAGTGTGGACTGATAGAGGTCCAGTTCTATCGGAAAACATTCGGTATCGTTTCGATTCATGTTGGAAAGAAACCTATACACTATTCTTAG
- a CDS encoding histone deacetylase: MTEKTGFAYHPDYLNHDTGPNHPERPDRLRVSLSALQGSDVWEQLHSIEPTPASVTQLCYAHEPTYPEHIRYYCEHEAPLTYDTPVVKASFDIAKLSTGGVLRVADAVATGTVKNGFAMVRPPGHHASQNRSMGFCLFNNIAIAARYLQREHGVGKVAIVDWDVHHGNGTQDIFYEDETVFFFSIHQSPLYPGTGSSYEQGSGKARGTTLNVPMLAGSGDQEYVSVFTDVLIPALRDFSPEIVLISAGFDAHYLDPLAGTELTADGFSTLTDLILELAEETASGRVVSALEGGYSLEGISESVVAHVERLAKNSV; encoded by the coding sequence ATGACAGAAAAAACAGGGTTCGCCTATCATCCAGACTACCTTAATCACGACACCGGTCCAAATCACCCGGAACGACCCGATCGATTACGCGTCAGTCTATCCGCACTTCAGGGAAGCGATGTCTGGGAACAGTTGCACTCCATCGAACCGACACCCGCAAGTGTCACGCAACTCTGCTACGCACACGAACCAACCTACCCTGAACACATTCGGTACTACTGCGAACACGAAGCTCCGCTCACCTACGATACACCCGTCGTGAAGGCTTCGTTCGATATAGCAAAACTCTCTACAGGTGGAGTGCTACGTGTCGCAGACGCCGTCGCAACGGGAACCGTGAAAAACGGTTTTGCCATGGTCCGTCCCCCCGGACACCATGCCTCACAGAACCGGAGCATGGGGTTTTGCTTGTTCAACAATATCGCAATTGCCGCTCGTTATCTTCAGCGCGAACACGGGGTTGGAAAGGTCGCGATTGTCGACTGGGATGTCCACCACGGAAACGGCACACAAGACATTTTCTATGAAGATGAAACGGTCTTCTTTTTTTCTATCCACCAATCGCCGCTCTATCCCGGCACAGGTTCAAGCTACGAGCAGGGCAGCGGAAAAGCACGTGGTACAACCCTGAACGTGCCGATGCTCGCGGGAAGCGGTGATCAAGAATACGTCTCAGTCTTTACGGATGTGCTTATCCCCGCTTTAAGAGATTTTTCACCTGAGATCGTATTAATTTCAGCCGGATTCGACGCACATTACCTCGACCCGCTCGCCGGGACTGAACTCACGGCAGACGGATTTTCCACATTGACGGATCTAATTCTTGAACTTGCCGAGGAGACCGCATCGGGGCGCGTCGTTTCTGCGTTAGAGGGCGGTTATAGTTTGGAGGGGATATCTGAATCCGTTGTGGCGCATGTAGAACGGCTGGCTAAGAATAGTGTATAG
- a CDS encoding LamG domain-containing protein: protein MLTLRFWDFVFHGGFQMKLLYIGVALLLCLCAVSWALEEDDPAIVGVWLFEGDVKDASGNGNDGKIVGNFKFENGKFGKAVVAGGGGSIDVSDSKSLQSISAELTVAAWFRVDADSDTGVRKNGAYLLEDQSGGEPIPDGFSFRVWTANGITPGFYGKTELEQGKWHHVAGTYDGTNVEMYVDGEPESKKGALAADKTDWKPEWGGKVAVGQVLQLKFGPESFTGGIDEIVLLSRALEADEIQQLLNGWDEAFAVEPEDKLATTWARVKTAR from the coding sequence ATGCTCACATTAAGATTTTGGGATTTCGTATTTCATGGAGGATTTCAAATGAAACTATTATATATAGGTGTCGCATTGCTTTTATGCCTTTGCGCCGTTTCATGGGCATTGGAAGAGGACGATCCGGCAATCGTTGGCGTATGGCTCTTTGAAGGCGATGTTAAAGACGCATCTGGCAACGGCAACGACGGAAAGATTGTCGGGAATTTTAAATTTGAGAACGGTAAATTTGGTAAAGCCGTCGTCGCGGGTGGCGGTGGTAGCATTGATGTGTCAGATTCAAAAAGCCTTCAGAGCATATCAGCTGAATTGACCGTGGCTGCTTGGTTCCGAGTCGATGCCGATTCAGATACCGGTGTCAGAAAAAACGGTGCCTATCTGTTAGAAGACCAGTCTGGTGGTGAACCGATACCTGACGGTTTCTCTTTCAGAGTCTGGACAGCCAATGGGATTACACCCGGATTCTACGGCAAAACAGAACTGGAACAGGGAAAGTGGCACCATGTTGCAGGAACTTACGACGGCACAAACGTTGAGATGTATGTTGACGGCGAACCTGAGAGCAAAAAGGGCGCATTGGCAGCCGATAAGACAGATTGGAAACCAGAGTGGGGTGGCAAGGTCGCCGTGGGGCAGGTATTGCAACTTAAATTCGGTCCAGAGTCATTCACCGGCGGCATTGACGAGATTGTTCTTCTCAGCCGTGCACTTGAGGCAGATGAGATCCAGCAACTACTGAACGGATGGGACGAGGCTTTCGCTGTCGAGCCAGAAGACAAATTAGCAACGACATGGGCAAGAGTGAAGACCGCTCGATAA
- a CDS encoding anaerobic sulfatase maturase: MVQQNTPRAFHVMTKPIGPICNLDCEYCFYLDKEELYPETRSFRMTDEILENYVKQYIEAQETNEVTFAWQGGEPTLMGVDFFRQAVRYQQKYRRPGMQIQNTFQTNATLLDDEWAELFKRNKFLIGVSIDGPPEIHDKYRYDKRGRPSSEQVIRGLRVLQQHRVDYNILCVVNNHNAEYPLEVYNYFKELGAEFMQFIPAVEHFGGKNVSPRSVTARQYGKFLCAIFDEWVVNDIGRIFVQIFDIALEAWLGYNPSLCVFNETCGNALAIEHNGDLYSCDHYVTPHYHVGNIADNTIAEMVDSTFQRKFGTDKRDTLPEYCRSCEVKFVCNGGCPKNRFIKTPTGEDGLNYLCAGYKQFFNHIDEPMKMMASALQAGRPANSIIPILRQRQQEKTRATASISSQKVGRNSPCPCGSGRKYKQCCLNKK; this comes from the coding sequence ATGGTTCAACAGAATACACCGCGCGCATTTCATGTGATGACAAAGCCGATCGGGCCGATATGCAATTTGGATTGCGAGTACTGCTTCTATCTCGATAAAGAGGAACTCTATCCCGAAACGCGTTCCTTCCGCATGACTGACGAAATTTTGGAAAACTACGTCAAGCAATATATAGAGGCACAGGAGACCAACGAAGTCACATTCGCATGGCAAGGTGGAGAACCCACGTTGATGGGGGTGGACTTCTTCCGACAGGCAGTCAGATACCAGCAGAAGTATAGACGTCCGGGTATGCAGATCCAAAATACGTTTCAGACGAATGCGACGCTCCTCGACGATGAATGGGCGGAGTTGTTCAAGCGGAACAAATTTTTGATCGGGGTCAGTATCGACGGACCTCCGGAAATTCACGATAAATATCGGTATGACAAACGCGGTCGCCCCTCCTCTGAACAGGTAATTCGCGGGTTGCGTGTCTTGCAGCAGCATCGGGTCGATTACAATATACTTTGTGTCGTCAATAATCACAACGCTGAGTATCCGCTGGAGGTCTACAACTACTTCAAAGAACTCGGTGCAGAGTTTATGCAGTTTATTCCAGCAGTCGAGCATTTCGGTGGCAAGAATGTGTCCCCGCGTTCCGTCACGGCGCGCCAGTACGGCAAATTCCTTTGTGCTATTTTCGATGAATGGGTCGTAAACGACATCGGAAGGATTTTCGTCCAGATTTTTGATATCGCACTCGAGGCATGGTTGGGCTATAATCCGAGCCTCTGCGTTTTCAATGAAACCTGTGGGAATGCCCTCGCAATTGAGCATAACGGCGATCTCTACTCCTGTGACCATTATGTCACACCCCACTATCACGTCGGAAACATTGCGGACAACACGATTGCTGAGATGGTGGATTCAACGTTTCAACGCAAATTCGGGACCGATAAACGCGATACGCTGCCCGAATACTGTCGGAGTTGCGAAGTGAAGTTTGTCTGTAACGGCGGCTGTCCAAAGAACCGATTCATCAAAACGCCTACGGGTGAAGATGGCTTGAACTACCTCTGCGCTGGCTATAAGCAGTTTTTCAATCACATTGACGAACCGATGAAGATGATGGCGTCCGCACTTCAGGCGGGACGCCCTGCGAATAGTATCATACCGATCCTGCGTCAACGTCAGCAGGAGAAAACCCGAGCCACGGCTTCAATCAGCTCACAGAAAGTCGGACGAAACTCGCCGTGTCCGTGCGGTAGCGGTCGAAAGTATAAGCAGTGTTGCTTGAATAAGAAGTAA
- a CDS encoding AAA family ATPase codes for MLSKNVIVVAGPNGSGKTTFAREYLLDSEVSEYISADAIAERLVSRPEEMDRVKIQAGRLFIQEIRELIEAEKDFAVEVTLAGKGFARIISRLKRAGYTVAIVFIFLKSAETCVARVRNRVSAGGHHVPTEDVVRRFYRSKHNFWYTYRNLVDRWSLFYNSVEHFQEVASGEGNSVTVTNETFFELFIRDIDNGGS; via the coding sequence ATCTTGTCGAAAAACGTAATCGTCGTAGCGGGTCCAAACGGCTCTGGCAAAACGACATTCGCTCGTGAATATCTTCTCGATTCAGAGGTTTCCGAATACATCAGTGCCGACGCAATCGCGGAAAGGCTGGTATCCAGGCCAGAGGAAATGGACAGGGTCAAGATTCAAGCGGGTCGACTCTTCATACAAGAAATCCGAGAACTCATTGAAGCGGAGAAAGATTTTGCCGTGGAAGTGACGCTTGCCGGGAAAGGCTTTGCAAGAATTATCTCTCGACTAAAGCGTGCTGGCTATACAGTCGCGATCGTCTTTATTTTCCTCAAATCTGCTGAGACATGTGTCGCGCGGGTACGGAATCGGGTGAGCGCGGGTGGGCACCATGTGCCGACAGAAGATGTCGTGCGTCGTTTTTATCGGAGCAAGCACAACTTTTGGTATACCTATAGAAATCTGGTAGATCGGTGGAGCCTTTTCTATAACTCTGTGGAACACTTTCAGGAAGTCGCTTCTGGTGAAGGTAACAGTGTTACGGTAACAAACGAAACTTTCTTTGAATTGTTTATACGAGACATTGACAATGGAGGTTCATAA
- a CDS encoding sugar phosphate isomerase/epimerase: MLTICYDPYSGTLGRFTRAEIFDLVADAGYEGINIPVNSGFLGELSTAEIDDAVNLAEKHNLVAPTIGFGNHILTTPARQTEALQHFEIVLEVARRFDAEVIGVWVNPSEGVSREESLDALADSLAQMIPACNENGMKIALEFEKGCPLDNYREGVAFVEDTGLQVYLTCDTYHLFNDGAEPHTAVHAMKTCLGDVHVSGSNRGEPGGGVFDFETFAQGLKEIGFSGPLVVQYKMEGVASIARSCEFTKKFRAMIQA; the protein is encoded by the coding sequence ATGTTAACTATCTGTTACGATCCGTACTCTGGCACATTGGGTAGATTCACGCGTGCCGAGATTTTTGATCTCGTCGCTGATGCAGGCTACGAGGGTATCAATATCCCCGTGAATTCCGGTTTTCTCGGTGAACTCTCGACTGCGGAGATAGATGACGCGGTTAACCTTGCCGAGAAGCACAATCTCGTTGCCCCAACGATCGGCTTCGGCAATCATATTTTGACAACGCCTGCCCGACAAACGGAAGCATTGCAGCACTTTGAGATCGTCCTTGAGGTCGCACGCCGATTCGATGCTGAGGTTATTGGGGTGTGGGTGAATCCGTCCGAAGGTGTGTCGCGAGAGGAATCTCTGGACGCACTTGCCGATAGTCTGGCGCAGATGATACCCGCTTGCAACGAAAATGGAATGAAAATTGCGCTTGAATTTGAGAAGGGGTGTCCGCTGGATAACTATCGCGAGGGTGTGGCATTCGTTGAGGATACGGGTCTGCAGGTCTATCTGACGTGTGATACGTATCATCTTTTCAATGATGGAGCTGAACCGCACACGGCGGTGCACGCCATGAAGACGTGCCTTGGTGATGTCCATGTATCAGGGAGTAACCGGGGTGAACCGGGGGGCGGCGTTTTCGATTTTGAAACGTTTGCGCAAGGTTTGAAGGAGATCGGTTTTTCAGGTCCGCTGGTTGTCCAGTACAAGATGGAAGGGGTCGCGAGTATTGCACGCAGCTGTGAGTTTACCAAAAAGTTTCGAGCGATGATACAAGCATAG
- the hisG gene encoding ATP phosphoribosyltransferase, with product MQTESQRTLKLLLPKGSLQTDTLEMFQRAGYELNGYTETDRSYRATFRNDSEFQIKVSRPQEIPVYVGMDDFYDVGITGQDWVEETDANVEEVLPLDYGHMDILLAVREERDDINTFEDLVNFSDRDIRISTEYLNIAEKYILKKTENRVAPAILTPWKRLNTLGSYQSPITLMLSFGATEGKPPEEADAIIDNSTASRRTIRANNLKVVELLRETESSLIANPKALRDSWKQEKIEELKQTLQKGLRRRRSQALPGHI from the coding sequence ATGCAAACGGAATCACAAAGGACGCTGAAACTACTTTTACCGAAAGGGAGTCTACAGACGGATACGCTTGAAATGTTTCAGCGCGCCGGTTACGAGCTTAATGGTTATACCGAAACGGATAGATCGTATCGGGCAACTTTCCGTAACGATAGCGAATTTCAGATCAAGGTCTCGCGTCCCCAAGAGATACCGGTCTATGTCGGCATGGACGATTTCTACGATGTGGGAATTACCGGTCAAGATTGGGTCGAGGAAACTGACGCGAATGTTGAAGAGGTCCTACCTTTGGACTACGGGCACATGGATATCCTTCTTGCTGTCCGCGAAGAAAGAGACGACATCAATACGTTCGAGGATTTGGTGAATTTCTCCGATAGAGATATCCGCATATCTACCGAATATTTGAACATCGCCGAGAAATATATCCTGAAAAAAACGGAGAATAGGGTCGCACCTGCAATTTTAACACCGTGGAAGCGACTCAATACCCTTGGCAGTTACCAATCGCCTATTACGCTGATGCTGTCTTTCGGTGCCACTGAAGGGAAACCCCCAGAAGAAGCCGATGCCATCATTGACAATTCGACAGCATCTCGGCGGACAATCAGGGCGAATAACCTCAAAGTGGTTGAACTATTACGCGAGACTGAATCTTCTCTCATCGCGAATCCGAAGGCACTCAGGGATTCATGGAAACAGGAGAAGATTGAAGAACTGAAGCAGACCCTCCAAAAAGGTTTGCGAAGACGGCGGAGTCAAGCACTCCCCGGTCACATCTAA